AGATAGCATTACTGTCAAAGTGGGGGCTGGGCAAGTTTGGCATGACTTTGTTGTATATAGTACACAACAACAATGGTTTGGCTTGCAAAATCTTGCATTGATTCCTGGTTTGGTTGGTGCTTCACCTGTACAGAATATTGGTGCTTATGGTGTGGAAGCTGGTGAGTTCATTGAATCTGTGCAAGTCTATGATCGTGAATTGAAGCAGTTTACTTCTATCACAGCCCAAGATTGTCATTTTGCGTATCGCCATAGTATTTTTAAAGACCACCCGAATCGTTACATCATTGTCAGTGTGACTTTCAAACTGCTGAAAGAAGCAGAGCTTAAACTGAATTATGGTGATCTCAAACAAGCAGTCGGTGATGAACTTACAGCGGAAAATTTACAAAATCAGGTAATTTATATTCGCCAAAGTAAATTACCGAATCCGAAAGAGTTTCCGAATGTCGGTAGTTTTTTTAAAAACCCGATTTTGACACAAGTAGAATTCGACAAAATTACTCAACAATTTCCAAACATTCCGCATTATCCGCAAACCAATAGCAATGTTAAAGTGGCAGCAGGCTGGTTAATCGATCAAGCTGGCTGGAAAGGTAAGCAACTTGGTTCGGTGGGGATGTTTCAGAAACAGGCTTTGGTCTTGGTTAATTATGCTGAGGCGACACTTGCTGATGTACAAGCGACCTATCAAGCTGTACAAAGTGATGTAAAACAAAAGTTTAGTATTCAACTTGAACCTGAACCTGTGTTATATAGTGAACAAGGATTAATCCAGCCTCATCATCTTGGGTAAAGAAATCTATGGCGAAAATGCATTGGATGGTCAGTTTGGTACGGGTAATTACCATATTATTCGTGCTATTGGGCTGTTTTGTGCTTTTTTTATACTCGCCTTTTTACTCACAACTGGTTGTTAAAGGGTTAAATCGTTTTGTTCCTGTTGATGTCAATGAAGTTGCAGCACAAAGCCAGCGACCTGCTGCTCTAAGCGAGCATGAAACTCTGGAACCAGGTTCCAATTTATGGATCGCTCGACAGGCTTATCT
The DNA window shown above is from Acinetobacter colistiniresistens and carries:
- the murB gene encoding UDP-N-acetylmuramate dehydrogenase; translation: MQVQAQVQLKNLNTLNLNAIASHYIQINHAEEIIEALAFAEQQHLNVLVLSGGSNVLLPQQIQALVLHLNIQGIELQTEDEDSITVKVGAGQVWHDFVVYSTQQQWFGLQNLALIPGLVGASPVQNIGAYGVEAGEFIESVQVYDRELKQFTSITAQDCHFAYRHSIFKDHPNRYIIVSVTFKLLKEAELKLNYGDLKQAVGDELTAENLQNQVIYIRQSKLPNPKEFPNVGSFFKNPILTQVEFDKITQQFPNIPHYPQTNSNVKVAAGWLIDQAGWKGKQLGSVGMFQKQALVLVNYAEATLADVQATYQAVQSDVKQKFSIQLEPEPVLYSEQGLIQPHHLG